The genome window GCTTGTCTATGTCTCGCTTAGGCTCCGCTATAAATGTGTCTATAGCATCCATTAACTCAAATATACATTTAGCTTCTTCACCGTCAGGATCGTCGCTCTCTAGAGCCTTTAATGCGCTGCCGCGTATTATCGGAGTATCATCTCCAGGAAAGTCATACTTGTCCAGTAACTCCCGCAACTCAAGCTCCACCAACTCTACAAGCTCTTCATCATCAACCATATCACACTTGTTCAGAAATACCACTATGCTGGGGACACCCACCTGACGGGCTAACAATATATGCTCCCGGGTCTGAGGCATGGGACCGTCATCAGCCCCGACCACCAGTATAGCCCCGTCCATTTGAGCGGCTCCGGTTATCATATTCTTTATATAATCAGCATGACCAGGACAATCAACATGGGCATAATGACGGTTCGACGTCTCATACTCAACATGTGCAGTAGCTATCGTTATCCCGCGCTCCTTCTCTTCAGGCGCCTTGTCTATCTGATCAAACGGAACAAAATCAGCCAGACCTTTTAGGCCATTATGTTTTGTTATTGCTGCAGTCAATGTCGTCTTGCCATGATCTATATGCCCTATTGTACCAACATTGACGTGCGGCTTGGTCCTCTCATACTTTTCCTTTGCCATCTCTAATACCCTCCCCTCTTAATGCGGAAGTAAATTCTTCAAAAAACAACGTTTTCTACCAGCGATAATGGGCAAACGCCTTATTAGCTTCAGCCATTTTATGAGTATCCTCCCTCTTTTTAACAGAGGCTCCTCTTTTATTAAAAGCATCCAAGAATTCAGCGGCAAGCTTTTTGGCCATCCCTTTTTCAGATCTTTTGTGAGCAAAACCGATTATCCATCTAATACCTAATGCATTTCTTCGTGAAGGTCTAATTTCCGTCGGTATCTGATAGGTTGAGCCACCGACCCGCCTTGACTTCACTTCAATCATGGGCTGCACATTTTTAAGAGCATTTTCAAAAACATCCACTGGCGGCTCACTAGTCTTTTCCTGAATAATATCAAGCGCATCATACACTATCGACTCGGCAAGACTCTTTTTTCCGTCTTTCATGATTGATTTAATAAATCTTGCTACCAATGTATTATTATATTTGGAATCGGGTACAATCTTCCTATGGGGAACTTCTCTTCTTCTGGGCATATTTCAAACCACTTCAAACTTGATTAATTAAAAGATTGACTTTTATAGACTTTAAGATAAAAATTTTAGAGTTCGCCATCGGTCGTAGGATCATATAATTCCATTACCCATCCGGCCTTACCAAAATCATTATCTTAAAGTCTATACACTACCCTATTTAGGTTTCTTTACACCATATTTGGACCTTCCATGCTTTCTATCTTCCACGCCAAGAGTATCAAGAATGCCTCTGACGATATGATATCTTACAC of Desulfosarcina sp. BuS5 contains these proteins:
- the rpsG gene encoding 30S ribosomal protein S7, which encodes MPRRREVPHRKIVPDSKYNNTLVARFIKSIMKDGKKSLAESIVYDALDIIQEKTSEPPVDVFENALKNVQPMIEVKSRRVGGSTYQIPTEIRPSRRNALGIRWIIGFAHKRSEKGMAKKLAAEFLDAFNKRGASVKKREDTHKMAEANKAFAHYRW
- the tuf gene encoding elongation factor Tu, yielding MAKEKYERTKPHVNVGTIGHIDHGKTTLTAAITKHNGLKGLADFVPFDQIDKAPEEKERGITIATAHVEYETSNRHYAHVDCPGHADYIKNMITGAAQMDGAILVVGADDGPMPQTREHILLARQVGVPSIVVFLNKCDMVDDEELVELVELELRELLDKYDFPGDDTPIIRGSALKALESDDPDGEEAKCIFELMDAIDTFIAEPKRDIDKPFLMPVEDVFSISGRGTVVTGRVERGIIKVGDDVEIIGIRDTLKTVCTGVEMFRKLLDQGQAGDNIGVLIRGTKREEVERGQVVAVPGSITPHTKFKAEVYILSKEEGGRHTPFFSGYRPQFYFRTTDVTGILTLPEGVEMVMPGDNVTITAELITPIAMEAELRFAIREGGRTVGAGVVSEVIE